GCCTTGCTCTTGGTCAGTGTTCTTGGGCTTACGGGAATTGTCATCAAGTTTCGCCTCATTCCACAGCCCTTGATCCCAAGGCTTCGCGCGATTCACACGCATCCCATCGTCGTAGTTGTCGTTTTCGGATTGTTATATCTCGGTCACCAGTTTTTAGATTGAACATGCTCAACCCCTAGCACTGTCTCGGTAGATGCCCAATGGACGGTGGAAAAATTCTCGTGGTCACAGGTCTGGCAGTCCTCGCATTTGAGCTGTGCGAGCATGTCATTTTTCTGCTGGTGTGGAACTGGAGGATGCGCCGCCGATCGCCTCTGACTGGTCTGGAATCTATGCTCGGAAAACAGGCTCAGGTCTTGCGTTGGAACAACACCACGGGACTCGTGTGCTTCGACGGCGAGCAATGGAAAGCGGAGAGTTTGACGGTCTTGGCTCCTGGGGATCTTGTTCTCATCACGGCGGTGCGCTCCTTGACTCTGACGGTGGTGCCATTCAGGCAAGAAAGCGACAACGGTGCTAGTCTTTGACTTTCGATGGCCATGGCGCCATGTTCCTTCCTTTGGGGGCAAGGGATGGGACAGGAGATGCATCGTTGAGAGACACTAAAGGAGGGAGCATGGACAAGCTGGCCGTCTATCAGGGTTCTTTCGATCCCATCATCAAAGGACATCTTACATTAAGTTATCAATCTTTTCTGAAATTTTGACCACACGCTGCTTTATATCTTTTATTTCCAATTCTATGTTCGTTGGATTGCTCGTATTTTACATCCTTCGCCATCTCTCTTTCACCTGTTATTTTAGTCCTGTTAATACTGCCTATTCCTGTCACTTATGGGTGAAGCTGGGCTCATGTCTTTAATCTCACCACAGAAGTCCAGATGTTGGGCACAGAGAATTTTCTCTGTGCCTCTGGGGTGAATCTTAAAGATACCTCTTACAGGCTCTTATTGTGCGTATATTCTAAGTATTGTTATCACAGCCAACCGAGGAGTGTTTTAGGGATCAGGATTTGTAAATATGATTCTTGTTGATAAGAACAGCTATTTGGCATATATTTTTACACTTTAGAGATAATATTTGTGAAGGTATTCCAGCACCATCCGGTGAGTGTTGAAAAAGGGTGTAATATCGGCTATTGAATGTTTCATTATACTCACCCACTTTTTTGGAGCGGCGTAGTAGGTGGTTACCATATCATCGAGATCCCGGTAAAGATCCATAGCTGCTTCTTCATCAGTTTGATCTTCATCATCGCCAATTGCCCATCCATTTATTCGATCTTTGCAGGCTTCTCTCCACCATCCATCCAGCACGCTCATGTTTATTGCGCCGTTAAAGCACACTTTCATCCCACTTGTGCCACAGGCTTCTCGGGGTCTTCTCGGGGTATTTAACCAAACATCGGTTCCTTGAGTCATGAGTTTTGCAATCCACATGTTGTAGTTTGGAATGAATACCAAACGCAGACGATCTTCGTATCGCCTGGATATGTCCACAATCTGGCGGATAAGATCTTTCCCGGCTTGATCCTGAGGGTGAGCCTTGCCAGCGAAAATATACTGCACTCGATCGTAGGAAAGGTTCATGAGATATTCAATATCGGTAAATATTAACGTGGCGCGTTTGTATGCCGCCGCACGCCTTGCAAAGCATATAGTCATCATCTCGTCGGTAAATCCCGCCCCGGTTATAGAATTAACGTAAGCGATAAGACGCTTCTTTGCTTCCTTCTTCGCCTTCTGTATGGCCTCATCCGGGATTGATAGAGCGTCTTTTAGCACCTGAGGTTGAGCCCTCCAGTTAGGTAGATATTGGTCGAAGAGATTTTGAAATTCTACTCCAGTCCACGTGAGATGATGAACTCCATTTGTGACGTGCCCAATGTCATAACCGGGAAACATCTGGCGTGACACTTCTCCGTGTAATTGGCTGACTCCATTACTGGCTCTAGAGAGATTTAGAGCAAGGATAGTCATGTTTAGAGCATCATGGCCGGCAAGTTGCTGAATATTTGATGGAAGATATTCCTTGAGCACCTGCCATGCCATGTCGTACGGAAAGCGATCGTGACCAGCCGGGACGGGAGTGTGGGTTGTGAATATACACATGTTGCGAACTTTGTGTTCATTTCCGTTAAAATCCTTAAGGAGAGCTAGAGTAAGAAAAGCGGCATGCCCTTCGTTCATGTGATAGGTTGTAATATTTGGTTCCAATTTTTTTAGGACGGTATAGCCGCCTATACCTAAAATAGCTTCTTGAAGAATGCGGTTATAGTGGTCTCCGCCGTAAAGATACTGGGTAATCAGGCGATCCTGAGGAGAATTTTCTGGCAGGTCGGTGTCAAGGAAATAGATCGGCACTTTGGCAGTCATGCCTTGATAGACATATTTCCAGACACCGACAGCTATGTTTCTTCCGTCAAGTTTCAGGGTTATTTTGAAAGGGAGAGGTTCCATAAATCCTCGAGGATCAAAATACGGATAGGCTTCTAACTGGACCCCGTCGGGGGTTATGTGCTGAATAAAATAGCCGCGTTTGTAAAGCAACGTAACCCCTACGATAGGGATAGCAAGATCGGCGCTGGATTTTAGGTGGTCTCCCGCCAGAATGCCCAGACCCCCGCTGTAGGACGGGATATTCTCGCTTATGCCTATTTCCATGCAAAAGTAAGCGATTTTCATATTTCCCCCTCTGGAATGGATGATGATTGATGAGTGATGGTTGATGGATGTGAAAAAGCCTCAACCATCAACTAATAAAGGATACGCCGCCGGATATATATTAGCAGGTAGGAGTTTTAATGCATAGATGCTTTTTTAAGGTAACTCCAGTCTTTTTAATAGTGGTTATTGATTCTACCGTCATGGGATTATTCTGAGAGTGTTCGAAAATTTTTTTCATGCAGGATTGTCCTGGTAATAGACTCACAAGTATAGAGTTGTAGGGGCGACTTATGCGTCGCCATCTTGGGAGGGACGGCGTCCTTGCCGTCCGTTATCTGCTCCATAAGGGAAGTTTTCGAACACCCTCTGGGATTATTCTTGACTTGATTTCCAGGTTGTTAGAATGAAAGAAGAATGGAATGGCGAAAGGTATTAAAAGCATTGTAGGGGCAGGAACACTCTCTTGCCATGGAATGAATTATTGATGGATGATAGATGATAAATATTAAAAAGTCCAAACTGTCGGCTAAGTTCTAAGTGGAGGATAGCATGGCAATAGCTCAAAAGATGGCTCAATTTATGGGAAGAAGTTCCTGGATCAGAAAGATGTTTGAAGAAGGAGCACGGCTCAAAGCTATATACGGAGCCGACAAAGTCTATGATTTTAGCCTTGGAAATCCAAATGTGTATCCTCCAGAAATTGTCCATGAAGAACTGGTTAAAGTTGCTCAGGAAAGCACCGGAGCATCCCACAGTTACATGCCTAACGCTGGGTATCCCTGGGTTAGAGAAAAAATTGCAGAATTTCTTAATAGCGAACACAATCTTGTCGGTGATGAAACTCTTTCGGCAGAACACATCATTATGACCTGTGGAGCTGCTGGAGGACTTAACGTTGTCCTTAAAGCTTTGCTTGACCCAGAAGATGAAGTTATAGTGCCAACTCCCT
Above is a window of Thermodesulforhabdaceae bacterium DNA encoding:
- a CDS encoding NfeD family protein, giving the protein MDGGKILVVTGLAVLAFELCEHVIFLLVWNWRMRRRSPLTGLESMLGKQAQVLRWNNTTGLVCFDGEQWKAESLTVLAPGDLVLITAVRSLTLTVVPFRQESDNGASL
- the glgP gene encoding alpha-glucan family phosphorylase, whose protein sequence is MKIAYFCMEIGISENIPSYSGGLGILAGDHLKSSADLAIPIVGVTLLYKRGYFIQHITPDGVQLEAYPYFDPRGFMEPLPFKITLKLDGRNIAVGVWKYVYQGMTAKVPIYFLDTDLPENSPQDRLITQYLYGGDHYNRILQEAILGIGGYTVLKKLEPNITTYHMNEGHAAFLTLALLKDFNGNEHKVRNMCIFTTHTPVPAGHDRFPYDMAWQVLKEYLPSNIQQLAGHDALNMTILALNLSRASNGVSQLHGEVSRQMFPGYDIGHVTNGVHHLTWTGVEFQNLFDQYLPNWRAQPQVLKDALSIPDEAIQKAKKEAKKRLIAYVNSITGAGFTDEMMTICFARRAAAYKRATLIFTDIEYLMNLSYDRVQYIFAGKAHPQDQAGKDLIRQIVDISRRYEDRLRLVFIPNYNMWIAKLMTQGTDVWLNTPRRPREACGTSGMKVCFNGAINMSVLDGWWREACKDRINGWAIGDDEDQTDEEAAMDLYRDLDDMVTTYYAAPKKWVSIMKHSIADITPFFNTHRMVLEYLHKYYL